A window from Vulpes vulpes isolate BD-2025 chromosome 9, VulVul3, whole genome shotgun sequence encodes these proteins:
- the SEC61A1 gene encoding protein transport protein Sec61 subunit alpha isoform X2, translating into MRPHSFRAPGLSYLYFFTSNKQCFVIQFKEKVLWTAITLFIFLVCCQIPLFGIMSSDSADPFYWMRVILASNRGTLMELGISPIVTSGLIMQLLAGAKIIEVGDTPKDRALFNGAQKLFGMIITIGQSIVYVMTGMYGDPSEMGAGICLLITIQLFVAGLIVLLLDELLQKGYGLGSGISLFIATNICETIVWKAFSPTTVNTGRGMEFEGAIIALFHLLATRTDKVRALREAFYRQNLPNLMNLIATIFVFAVVIYFQGFRVDLPIKSARYRGQYNTYPIKLFYTSNIPIILQSALVSNLYVISQMLSARFSGNLLVSLLGTWSDTSSGGPARAYPVGGLCYYLSPPESFGSVLEDPVHAVVYIVFMLGSCAFFSKTWIEVSGSSAKDVAKQLKEQQMVMRGHRETSMVHELNRYIPTAAAFGGLCIGALSVLADFLGAIGSGTGILLAVTIIYQYFEIFVKEQSEVGSMGALLF; encoded by the exons ATTCAGTTTAAGGAGAAAGTGCTATGGACTGCAATTACCCTCTTTATATTCTTAGTATGCTGCCAG ATCCCCCTGTTTGGTATCATGTCTTCAGATTCAGCTGACCCTTTCTACTGGATGAGAGTGATTCTGGCCTCTAACAGAG GCACATTGATGGAGCTGGGTATCTCTCCCATTGTCACCTCTGGCCTCATCATGCAGCTCTTGGCTGGTGCCAAAATAATTGAAGTTGGTGACACCCCAAAAGACCGAGCCCTCTTCAATGGAGCCCAGAAGT TATTCGGCATGATCATTACCATCGGCCAGTCCATCGTATATGTGATGACGGGAATGTACGGAGACCCTTCTGAAATGGGTGCTGGAATCTGCCTGTTAATCACCATCCAG cTCTTTGTTGCTGGCTTAATTGTCTTGCTTTTGGATGAACTTCTGCAAAAAGGGTACGGCCTGGGCTCTGGAATCTCCCTCTTCATTGCCACTAACATCTGCGAGACCATTGTTTGGAAGGCGTTCAGCCCCACCACTGTCAACACCGGCAGAG GAATGGAATTCGAAGGCGCCATCATTGCACTGTTCCATCTCCTGGCCACACGCACAGACAAGGTCCGAGCCCTTCGAGAGGCCTTCTACCGCCAGAATCTTCCCAACCTCATGAATCTGATCGCCACCATCTTTGTCTTTGCAGTGGTGATCTATTTTCAG GGCTTCCGTGTGGACCTGCCCATCAAGTCAGCCCGTTACCGAGGCCAGTACAACACCTACCCTATCAAGCTCTTCTACACTTCCAACATCCCCATCATCCTGCAGTCCGCCCTGGTGTCCAACCTGTACGTCATCTCCCAGATGCTGTCCGCCCGTTTCAGTGGCAACCTGCTGGTCAGCCTGCTGGGTACCTGGTCT GATACTTCTTCCGGGGGCCCAGCACGGGCATACCCAGTGGGTGGCCTTTGCTACTACCTGTCCCCTCCAGAATCTTTTGGCTCCGTGTTAGAAGACCCTGTCCATGCTGTGGTGTACATAGTGTTCATGCTCGGCTCGTGTGCGTTCTTCTCCAAAACCTGGATTGAGGTCTCGGGCTCCTCTGCCAAAGAT GTTGCAAAGCAGCTGAAGGAACAGCAGATGGTGATGAGGGGCCATCGAGAGACTTCCATGGTCCATGAACTCAATCG GTACATCCCCACAGCTGCAGCCTTCGGTGGGCTGTGCATCGGGGCCCTCTCCGTCCTGGCCGACTTCCTGGGCGCCATTGGGTCTGGAACCGGGATCCTGCTGGCAGTCACAATCATCTACCAGTACTTTGAAATCTTCGTAAAGGAGCAGAGCGAGGTCGGCAGCATGGGCGCCCTTCTGTTCTGA
- the SEC61A1 gene encoding protein transport protein Sec61 subunit alpha isoform X1: protein MAIKFLEVIKPFCVILPEIQKPERKIQFKEKVLWTAITLFIFLVCCQIPLFGIMSSDSADPFYWMRVILASNRGTLMELGISPIVTSGLIMQLLAGAKIIEVGDTPKDRALFNGAQKLFGMIITIGQSIVYVMTGMYGDPSEMGAGICLLITIQLFVAGLIVLLLDELLQKGYGLGSGISLFIATNICETIVWKAFSPTTVNTGRGMEFEGAIIALFHLLATRTDKVRALREAFYRQNLPNLMNLIATIFVFAVVIYFQGFRVDLPIKSARYRGQYNTYPIKLFYTSNIPIILQSALVSNLYVISQMLSARFSGNLLVSLLGTWSDTSSGGPARAYPVGGLCYYLSPPESFGSVLEDPVHAVVYIVFMLGSCAFFSKTWIEVSGSSAKDVAKQLKEQQMVMRGHRETSMVHELNRYIPTAAAFGGLCIGALSVLADFLGAIGSGTGILLAVTIIYQYFEIFVKEQSEVGSMGALLF, encoded by the exons ATTCAGTTTAAGGAGAAAGTGCTATGGACTGCAATTACCCTCTTTATATTCTTAGTATGCTGCCAG ATCCCCCTGTTTGGTATCATGTCTTCAGATTCAGCTGACCCTTTCTACTGGATGAGAGTGATTCTGGCCTCTAACAGAG GCACATTGATGGAGCTGGGTATCTCTCCCATTGTCACCTCTGGCCTCATCATGCAGCTCTTGGCTGGTGCCAAAATAATTGAAGTTGGTGACACCCCAAAAGACCGAGCCCTCTTCAATGGAGCCCAGAAGT TATTCGGCATGATCATTACCATCGGCCAGTCCATCGTATATGTGATGACGGGAATGTACGGAGACCCTTCTGAAATGGGTGCTGGAATCTGCCTGTTAATCACCATCCAG cTCTTTGTTGCTGGCTTAATTGTCTTGCTTTTGGATGAACTTCTGCAAAAAGGGTACGGCCTGGGCTCTGGAATCTCCCTCTTCATTGCCACTAACATCTGCGAGACCATTGTTTGGAAGGCGTTCAGCCCCACCACTGTCAACACCGGCAGAG GAATGGAATTCGAAGGCGCCATCATTGCACTGTTCCATCTCCTGGCCACACGCACAGACAAGGTCCGAGCCCTTCGAGAGGCCTTCTACCGCCAGAATCTTCCCAACCTCATGAATCTGATCGCCACCATCTTTGTCTTTGCAGTGGTGATCTATTTTCAG GGCTTCCGTGTGGACCTGCCCATCAAGTCAGCCCGTTACCGAGGCCAGTACAACACCTACCCTATCAAGCTCTTCTACACTTCCAACATCCCCATCATCCTGCAGTCCGCCCTGGTGTCCAACCTGTACGTCATCTCCCAGATGCTGTCCGCCCGTTTCAGTGGCAACCTGCTGGTCAGCCTGCTGGGTACCTGGTCT GATACTTCTTCCGGGGGCCCAGCACGGGCATACCCAGTGGGTGGCCTTTGCTACTACCTGTCCCCTCCAGAATCTTTTGGCTCCGTGTTAGAAGACCCTGTCCATGCTGTGGTGTACATAGTGTTCATGCTCGGCTCGTGTGCGTTCTTCTCCAAAACCTGGATTGAGGTCTCGGGCTCCTCTGCCAAAGAT GTTGCAAAGCAGCTGAAGGAACAGCAGATGGTGATGAGGGGCCATCGAGAGACTTCCATGGTCCATGAACTCAATCG GTACATCCCCACAGCTGCAGCCTTCGGTGGGCTGTGCATCGGGGCCCTCTCCGTCCTGGCCGACTTCCTGGGCGCCATTGGGTCTGGAACCGGGATCCTGCTGGCAGTCACAATCATCTACCAGTACTTTGAAATCTTCGTAAAGGAGCAGAGCGAGGTCGGCAGCATGGGCGCCCTTCTGTTCTGA